In one Terriglobia bacterium genomic region, the following are encoded:
- a CDS encoding extracellular solute-binding protein, whose amino-acid sequence MKDGKKGKGVSRRDFIKIAGAGGIAAGLGPYFLFPERAAAQQKTLKILQWSHFVPAYDTWFDGTFAKQWGEKHNTNVVVDHINLVDLNTRAASEAQAKKGHDLFMFLSPPAAYENQVIDMSHVYQEVEKKHGKKIDLAHKSTYNPKTKKYYAFSDSYAPDPGNWRLDLWAEAGFPKGPDTYDDLRAGAKKIRDKTGHPCGLGLSQELDTSMAMRALLWSFGGAEQDIEGNVTINSKNTIEALKYMKALYEESETPEVFTWTPPSNNQAMLAGKVSYVANAISITRQAEREKLPIDKDIMISRALKGPVRRIAAEHVMDCYVIWDFAENKDGAQQFLIDYIDAFHDGFVAGQFYNFPCFPKTVPDLKKEIAIDSRATPTNKYAVLGDVLDWATNVGYPGYCSAAIDQAFKSWVIPTMFATVANGKATPEDAAKTAETEYKRIFERFK is encoded by the coding sequence ATGAAGGATGGCAAGAAGGGCAAGGGCGTATCACGCAGAGATTTCATCAAGATCGCCGGCGCGGGCGGCATCGCCGCCGGTCTGGGCCCCTATTTTTTGTTCCCGGAGCGGGCCGCGGCCCAGCAGAAGACCCTGAAGATTCTGCAATGGAGCCATTTTGTTCCCGCTTATGACACTTGGTTTGACGGGACCTTCGCCAAGCAGTGGGGCGAGAAACATAACACGAACGTGGTGGTAGACCACATCAACCTGGTTGACCTGAATACCCGCGCCGCATCCGAAGCTCAGGCCAAGAAGGGCCACGATCTCTTTATGTTCCTCTCGCCGCCGGCCGCGTATGAAAACCAGGTCATTGACATGAGCCACGTGTACCAGGAAGTGGAAAAGAAGCACGGCAAGAAGATTGACCTGGCGCACAAGTCCACCTACAACCCCAAGACCAAGAAATATTACGCGTTCTCTGATTCTTACGCGCCCGATCCGGGCAACTGGCGGCTGGATCTCTGGGCGGAAGCGGGTTTCCCGAAGGGACCCGATACCTATGATGATCTGCGCGCCGGCGCCAAAAAGATCCGCGACAAGACCGGCCATCCATGCGGCCTGGGGCTTTCCCAGGAACTGGACACCAGTATGGCGATGCGGGCGCTGTTGTGGTCATTCGGCGGCGCCGAGCAGGACATTGAAGGCAACGTCACCATCAACTCGAAAAACACCATTGAAGCGCTGAAGTACATGAAGGCGCTGTACGAAGAATCGGAAACGCCGGAGGTCTTCACCTGGACGCCGCCATCGAACAACCAGGCGATGCTGGCAGGAAAGGTTTCCTACGTAGCCAACGCCATCTCCATTACTCGTCAGGCGGAAAGAGAAAAACTCCCGATTGACAAGGACATCATGATCAGCCGGGCCTTGAAGGGCCCCGTCCGCCGCATTGCGGCCGAGCACGTGATGGACTGCTATGTGATCTGGGACTTCGCGGAAAACAAAGACGGCGCGCAGCAATTCCTGATTGACTATATTGACGCCTTCCATGACGGCTTTGTGGCGGGCCAGTTCTACAATTTCCCCTGCTTCCCCAAGACCGTTCCGGATTTGAAGAAAGAAATTGCCATCGATTCGCGCGCGACGCCGACCAACAAGTACGCTGTGCTGGGCGACGTGCTGGATTGGGCGACCAACGTGGGCTATCCGGGTTATTGTTCGGCTGCCATTGATCAGGCCTTCAAGAGCTGGGTGATTCCAACCATGTTTGCCACGGTGGCGAATGGGAAGGCGACTCCGGAAGATGCGGCCAAGACCGCGGAAACCGAGTACAAGCGCATCTTCGAGAGATTCAAGTAA
- a CDS encoding ABC transporter ATP-binding protein, with protein MAVVETRKLTKVFKQGELGAVNEVDLETREGEFLVFLGPSGSGKTTLLRMIAGLETPTAGEILIGGKVVNDLTPRERRIAMVFQSYALYPHLSVYKNIAFPLKAQNVPRNLHKEKVEWAASLLGIGALLQRKPRELSGGERQRVALARAIVREPSVFLLDEPLSNLDAKLRLSAREELERFHRRVGTTTIYVTHDQVEAMAMGDRIMVLNKGLVRQIGTPKEVYDDPEDTFVATFLGSPPMNLIEHGDLIIGFRPEHFRVAEDIKDADKVTFKFRVENVEYLGAEFILSGLLTGGKADGKKVIARLLLGHSFEVGTTYDFAVPQRQLKFFDRTTEKKVAARAVAWQ; from the coding sequence ATGGCCGTCGTTGAAACCCGGAAGCTGACCAAGGTATTCAAACAAGGAGAGCTGGGAGCAGTTAACGAAGTAGATCTGGAGACCCGCGAAGGCGAGTTTCTGGTTTTCCTGGGACCGTCTGGTTCCGGGAAAACCACTCTCCTGCGCATGATCGCCGGCCTGGAAACACCCACGGCCGGCGAAATCCTGATTGGCGGCAAAGTGGTGAACGATCTCACGCCGCGTGAGCGCCGCATTGCCATGGTCTTCCAGAGTTATGCTTTGTATCCACATCTCTCCGTCTACAAAAATATTGCTTTCCCGCTGAAAGCACAGAACGTCCCCAGAAACCTGCATAAAGAGAAGGTGGAGTGGGCGGCTTCACTGCTGGGCATCGGCGCGTTGCTGCAACGCAAGCCGCGAGAACTTTCCGGCGGCGAGCGGCAGCGCGTGGCCCTGGCGCGCGCCATCGTACGCGAGCCCTCGGTCTTCCTGCTGGACGAACCGCTCTCCAATCTTGACGCCAAGCTTCGTCTCTCCGCTCGCGAAGAACTGGAGCGTTTCCATCGCCGCGTAGGCACCACCACGATTTACGTTACTCACGATCAGGTGGAAGCCATGGCCATGGGCGACCGCATCATGGTGCTCAATAAAGGCCTTGTGCGCCAGATCGGCACGCCGAAGGAGGTTTATGACGATCCCGAGGACACCTTTGTCGCTACGTTCCTCGGATCGCCGCCGATGAACTTGATTGAACACGGCGATTTGATTATCGGCTTCCGTCCGGAACATTTCCGGGTGGCTGAAGACATCAAGGATGCCGACAAAGTTACCTTCAAATTCCGCGTGGAAAACGTGGAATATCTGGGAGCAGAGTTCATCTTGTCCGGCTTGTTGACGGGCGGCAAGGCGGACGGCAAGAAGGTGATTGCACGCCTCCTCCTGGGCCACAGCTTTGAAGTTGGCACAACGTATGACTTTGCTGTTCCGCAACGGCAATTGAAATTCTTCGATCGCACCACGGAGAAGAAAGTGGCAGCGAGGGCCGTGGCATGGCAGTAG
- a CDS encoding sugar ABC transporter permease, giving the protein MAVGAAKIKSAGAAQSPLLGFAMFTPAVLYIVLLIGAPFVLAIFYAFSDARIGSTGLHYVGLENFRSIMQSPSFKKAVWNSVIFTVCAQIIVLVCSNILSIALEKPFRGRGFVRFLLLLPWVAPVSLGTIGWKWILDSIYSVITWLLIWLGFVNKFSPPMWLGEEKLAMASVILVHCWRLIPFSTVILLAGRTAIPKEIPEAAAIDGAGFWRTLFQINLPMMVPILGVAVLFGTIFTFTDMAVVYILTNGGPYDSTQTLPNLAFSQGIQGSDLAAGAAISVFLVPVLVLIAYLMLRVAHRAEVN; this is encoded by the coding sequence ATGGCAGTAGGCGCAGCCAAGATCAAATCGGCGGGCGCGGCGCAAAGTCCCCTGCTGGGATTTGCCATGTTCACTCCAGCGGTGCTTTACATCGTGCTGCTGATCGGAGCGCCGTTTGTGCTGGCCATCTTTTATGCTTTCAGTGATGCCCGCATCGGCAGCACGGGCCTGCATTATGTGGGGCTGGAGAACTTCCGCAGCATCATGCAGAGCCCGAGTTTCAAGAAAGCCGTCTGGAACTCGGTGATCTTCACTGTCTGCGCGCAGATCATCGTGCTGGTCTGTTCCAACATTCTTTCCATCGCGTTGGAAAAGCCCTTTCGGGGACGCGGGTTTGTACGCTTTCTCCTGTTGTTGCCGTGGGTGGCCCCGGTTTCCCTGGGCACGATTGGCTGGAAGTGGATCCTGGATTCCATCTACAGCGTGATCACCTGGCTGTTAATCTGGCTGGGATTCGTCAACAAGTTTTCGCCGCCCATGTGGCTGGGTGAGGAGAAGCTGGCCATGGCGTCAGTGATCCTGGTGCACTGCTGGCGCTTGATTCCGTTTTCCACGGTCATCCTGCTGGCCGGCAGGACGGCCATTCCCAAGGAGATTCCGGAAGCCGCGGCGATTGATGGCGCCGGTTTCTGGCGCACGCTTTTCCAGATCAACCTGCCCATGATGGTCCCGATTCTCGGCGTCGCGGTGCTGTTCGGCACGATATTCACGTTTACCGACATGGCGGTTGTCTATATTCTCACCAACGGCGGCCCGTATGATTCAACGCAAACGCTGCCCAATCTGGCGTTCAGCCAGGGCATTCAGGGCAGTGATCTGGCCGCTGGCGCGGCGATCTCAGTATTCCTGGTGCCCGTGCTGGTGTTGATTGCGTATTTGATGTTGCGGGTAGCGCATCGCGCGGAGGTCAACTAG
- a CDS encoding carbohydrate ABC transporter permease: MLVLTVFTGLLAFPFYWMVIATFKQNIDLYAMDNNPFIFNLPPTLDHLRLLFMETRYVRWLGNTALVGSLVVIITLLLSVPAAYALARLTGRWGERLGIGIFLTYLVPPTLLFIPLSRVIAILGLQDTIWSLVLVYPSVTVPFSIWLLMGFFKSIPKELEDAAMVDGLTRFGAFVKMVIPISTSGILTVVIFTFTLVTQEFVYALTFISPESQQMVGVGIPIFLVRGDVYFWGSLMAACLIASLPVAFLYNLFLDRFIAGFTVGAVKG, translated from the coding sequence ATGCTGGTCCTCACCGTATTCACCGGGTTGCTGGCGTTTCCTTTCTACTGGATGGTGATTGCCACGTTCAAGCAGAACATTGACTTGTACGCGATGGACAACAATCCCTTCATCTTCAATCTTCCGCCCACGCTGGACCACCTGCGCTTGCTCTTCATGGAAACGCGCTACGTGCGCTGGTTAGGCAATACGGCGCTGGTGGGGTCCTTGGTAGTGATCATTACGTTGCTGCTCTCGGTCCCCGCGGCGTACGCGCTGGCGCGCCTTACGGGCCGATGGGGAGAGCGTCTGGGCATCGGTATCTTTCTGACGTATCTTGTCCCGCCGACGCTGCTCTTTATTCCGCTGTCGCGCGTGATCGCGATTCTGGGATTGCAGGACACCATATGGTCCCTGGTATTGGTGTATCCCAGCGTAACCGTGCCATTCTCCATCTGGCTGCTGATGGGCTTCTTCAAATCCATTCCCAAAGAGCTGGAGGACGCGGCCATGGTGGACGGGCTCACCCGCTTCGGGGCGTTCGTCAAGATGGTGATCCCGATCTCGACCTCGGGAATTCTCACGGTGGTGATCTTCACTTTTACCCTGGTCACGCAAGAGTTCGTGTACGCGCTGACGTTCATTTCGCCGGAGTCGCAGCAGATGGTCGGCGTGGGCATTCCCATCTTTCTGGTGCGCGGCGATGTTTACTTCTGGGGATCGCTGATGGCGGCGTGCCTGATTGCGAGTTTGCCCGTGGCTTTTCTCTACAACCTGTTTCTCGACCGGTTTATCGCCGGGTTTACCGTGGGCGCTGTCAAGGGATAA
- a CDS encoding L-lactate permease: MNWTQVYDPLGHWWLSTLVAALPIIVLFTLLAGLRVKPHWSALAGAATAVLIAIFVIHMPPELAGISFGFGVAFGLLKIAWIVVAAVYLYDIAVDTGQFEIMKASVAGITPDRRLQLLLVAFCFGAFIEGAAGFGAPVAIAGAFMIGLGFKPFHAAALNLIANTAPVAWGAIGTPVHTLASVVGNNPTESDLNAMIGRILPLTAIIVPFWLVRAMVGWKETFEVFPAIAVVGVSFAITQYLWANYMDSNLVDIASGVVSLVCTVIFLKFWHPKNIWRFEDEREGAEGAVSAASGTSATRTATTAGGHSFEIHSYSAGQVAKAWLPFAVLSLFVLLWGLPKIKGPLNDATTPNWKTNKGWNVPKLNNAVSRDVPVVAATTPPEKRREAAKYDFNWLTATGTACFLAAILGGLLSGVGPGRLVRIFGRTLYRMRFAVIAISAMLGLGFVTRYSGTDAILGLAFTRTGWFYPFFGTFLGWLGVALTGSDTSSNALFGSLQKITAQQLNLSPTLMCAANSAGGVMGKMVDAQSIIVATSATNQVGNEGIIFKFVVWHSIALGAIVGLIVMMYAYVFPNLIPHGLTFIK, translated from the coding sequence ATGAATTGGACGCAGGTGTATGATCCTCTCGGGCACTGGTGGCTTTCGACGCTCGTGGCAGCGCTTCCCATCATCGTGCTTTTCACCTTGCTGGCGGGGTTGCGCGTCAAGCCGCACTGGTCCGCCTTGGCGGGGGCAGCCACCGCCGTGTTAATCGCAATATTTGTCATCCATATGCCGCCTGAATTGGCCGGCATAAGCTTTGGTTTTGGCGTCGCCTTTGGGCTCCTGAAAATTGCCTGGATCGTGGTGGCGGCCGTTTACCTCTATGACATTGCGGTCGATACCGGGCAATTCGAAATTATGAAGGCGTCCGTTGCAGGAATTACACCGGACCGCCGCCTTCAACTCCTGCTGGTTGCCTTCTGCTTTGGCGCTTTCATTGAAGGGGCCGCAGGGTTCGGCGCCCCAGTGGCGATTGCCGGCGCTTTCATGATTGGCTTGGGCTTCAAACCGTTTCACGCTGCCGCACTCAACCTGATCGCCAACACCGCGCCGGTCGCTTGGGGCGCCATTGGCACTCCCGTTCATACTCTTGCGTCGGTTGTTGGCAATAACCCGACGGAGTCTGACCTGAACGCCATGATTGGACGTATCCTCCCGCTTACCGCGATCATTGTGCCCTTCTGGCTAGTGCGCGCGATGGTGGGGTGGAAAGAGACCTTTGAGGTTTTCCCAGCCATTGCGGTGGTAGGCGTGTCTTTCGCCATCACGCAATATTTATGGGCAAACTACATGGACAGTAATCTGGTGGATATTGCTTCAGGCGTGGTCTCCCTCGTTTGCACGGTCATATTCCTGAAGTTCTGGCACCCCAAGAATATCTGGCGTTTTGAAGATGAACGAGAAGGCGCAGAGGGCGCTGTGTCCGCGGCGAGCGGAACCTCTGCGACGCGCACGGCCACCACCGCTGGCGGCCACAGTTTCGAAATCCATAGCTACTCCGCAGGCCAGGTGGCCAAGGCATGGCTCCCGTTTGCGGTCCTATCCCTGTTCGTGCTGTTATGGGGACTTCCCAAAATCAAGGGCCCCTTGAATGACGCCACGACGCCCAACTGGAAAACCAATAAGGGTTGGAACGTTCCCAAACTCAATAACGCAGTTAGCCGCGATGTGCCTGTGGTAGCTGCAACCACCCCGCCGGAGAAGCGGCGCGAGGCGGCAAAATATGACTTCAACTGGCTTACAGCGACCGGTACGGCCTGCTTCCTGGCTGCAATCCTGGGTGGGCTCCTTTCCGGCGTAGGCCCCGGGCGACTGGTGCGGATTTTTGGACGTACGCTTTATCGAATGAGATTCGCTGTGATTGCCATCTCTGCCATGCTGGGGCTGGGCTTTGTCACCCGATATTCCGGTACGGACGCCATACTAGGGCTCGCGTTTACGCGTACGGGATGGTTCTATCCGTTCTTCGGGACATTCCTCGGTTGGCTGGGTGTGGCCTTGACGGGCAGCGATACATCATCCAACGCTCTGTTCGGCAGTTTGCAGAAGATCACTGCACAGCAGCTGAATTTGAGTCCGACCCTCATGTGTGCGGCCAACAGTGCGGGCGGCGTCATGGGCAAGATGGTGGACGCGCAATCCATCATTGTCGCTACCTCGGCCACCAACCAGGTCGGCAACGAAGGCATCATCTTCAAGTTCGTAGTGTGGCATTCCATCGCCCTGGGAGCCATCGTCGGCTTGATTGTCATGATGTACGCTTACGTCTTCCCGAACCTGATTCCGCACGGGCTTACCTTTATCAAGTAA
- the tadA gene encoding tRNA adenosine(34) deaminase TadA, which yields MELALGQARLAAEAGEVPVGAVVVKDGELVSWGQNRNLRDHDPTAHAEIVALRAAGERLGNHRLADCVMVATIEPCAMCAGALVHARVTRLVYGASDPKAGAAGSLLQVINHPGLNHTMEVTSGVLADKCSELLKEFFRNRR from the coding sequence ATGGAACTCGCGCTGGGCCAGGCCCGCCTGGCGGCCGAGGCCGGCGAAGTGCCCGTGGGTGCGGTGGTGGTCAAAGATGGCGAGCTGGTGAGTTGGGGACAGAACCGTAACCTTCGCGACCACGATCCCACCGCGCACGCAGAGATCGTCGCTCTGCGCGCAGCCGGCGAGAGGCTGGGGAACCATCGCCTAGCGGACTGCGTGATGGTGGCCACCATTGAGCCCTGCGCCATGTGCGCTGGCGCGCTGGTTCACGCTCGAGTGACGCGTCTGGTGTACGGGGCCAGTGATCCTAAGGCTGGCGCGGCCGGTTCCCTGTTGCAAGTGATCAACCATCCTGGACTTAACCACACGATGGAAGTAACTTCAGGCGTTTTGGCGGACAAGTGTTCGGAACTGCTCAAAGAGTTCTTCCGCAACCGGCGTTAG
- a CDS encoding agmatine deiminase family protein, which translates to MGPKSITTETPRALGYRMPAEWERHASTWIGWPQNRSDWPGKFGPIPWVYADIVRHLGRVEDVNIVLRDAAVKAQARDVLRRAQIDLKRVKFHAWPTNRGWTRDSGSIFLVRDSGDNRVAATNWRFNAWAKYSNWKYDNQLPDRIARKLKLRQFTPAILRNGKPYHVVLEGGSIDVNGQGLMLTTEECLLSKVQQRNPGLSRKELEQIFADYLAVEKVIWLDRGIVGDDTHGHVDDIARFVAPDTVLTVVEPSRGDANYEPLQENLRRLRAATDVHGRKLQIVDLPMPRPVVFQGQRLPASYANFYIANELVLAPTFNDPADRTALNIIAGVLPKHEIVGIHCGDFIWGLGAIHCATQQQPA; encoded by the coding sequence ATGGGACCGAAAAGTATTACGACTGAAACCCCTCGCGCACTTGGCTACCGCATGCCCGCCGAGTGGGAGCGCCACGCGTCCACATGGATTGGCTGGCCGCAGAACCGCTCTGACTGGCCGGGAAAATTTGGCCCCATCCCCTGGGTGTATGCCGACATCGTGCGCCACCTGGGGCGCGTGGAAGACGTAAATATCGTCCTGCGTGACGCTGCCGTGAAAGCCCAGGCGCGCGACGTTCTTCGCCGCGCCCAGATTGATCTGAAGCGGGTGAAGTTCCATGCCTGGCCAACCAATCGCGGCTGGACGCGCGACTCCGGCTCGATCTTCCTGGTTCGCGACTCTGGCGACAACCGTGTTGCCGCCACCAACTGGCGCTTCAACGCCTGGGCCAAGTATTCCAACTGGAAATATGACAACCAGTTGCCGGACCGCATCGCGCGCAAGCTCAAGCTGCGGCAGTTCACGCCCGCCATCCTGCGGAACGGCAAGCCGTATCACGTGGTCCTGGAAGGCGGCAGCATTGATGTAAACGGCCAGGGCCTGATGCTCACGACCGAAGAATGCTTGCTGAGCAAAGTGCAGCAGCGCAATCCGGGACTCTCGCGGAAAGAACTTGAGCAAATCTTCGCCGACTATCTTGCGGTCGAGAAAGTCATCTGGCTGGACCGCGGCATTGTGGGCGACGACACGCACGGCCACGTGGACGACATTGCCCGCTTCGTCGCGCCGGACACGGTGCTCACCGTGGTCGAGCCCAGCCGCGGCGACGCCAACTACGAGCCGCTACAGGAGAATCTGCGCCGCCTGCGCGCAGCCACTGACGTGCACGGCCGCAAGCTTCAGATCGTTGACCTCCCCATGCCGCGGCCTGTGGTCTTCCAAGGCCAGCGACTGCCGGCCAGTTACGCGAATTTCTACATCGCCAATGAGTTGGTGCTGGCGCCCACGTTCAATGATCCTGCTGACCGCACAGCGCTCAACATCATCGCCGGCGTGTTGCCGAAACATGAGATCGTCGGCATCCACTGCGGCGATTTCATCTGGGGACTGGGCGCCATCCACTGCGCTACGCAACAGCAGCCGGCATGA